GTTCGGCTTCGGCCTTGCCTTCTGCTTCTGCACGTTTTGCTATTCTGCGTTCGGCAGCTTGCTGTGCCACTTCGACAGCGATTTCAATCTGACGCTCTGGTGACAGGTCTAGTGGTGCACGGACGATGGAGGCGTGGCATTCTGCCAGGTCAGCAAAGAATTGCACACGGTCGGCATCTTCCCACTTGATCAGGCTCAGCCATTTGTTCAGGCGGGCCAAAATCGCAGGCAGTCGGTTCAATAATTCCTGCCGCTGTTGCAGGGTGATCTTGGGCTTGACGCTCCAGATCAGGTCATCCATGGTCTTGATGGCGTCTTCAACAGCATAGGGCTTTTCTTCCTTGACGCTATAGGCCAGAGTAAGCACCTTGGTCCAGCGGTCTTCAAGGAAAGTTTCAACAAAGGCGACGACTTCACCAGTACCCACGCGCAAGGACACCTCGTGGGTGGCGGCGATGCCAGCCTGTTTGACTTTTTCTTTTTTAAGCGCTGTCTTGATCGGCAGTTGCAATGCCTCGGCCGCTTCTTTCTCTTCTTTCTGGATGAAAGATTCGAGATCGTTGACGACTTCATCAAACAAAGCGACTTCCTGGTCAAACTCTTGCTGCACACGATGGACGTTGCGCTGCATGGTCTGGAACAGGGGATCTTGCTGACCTTTTTTCTGATCCCAGGCCAGGCTATAACGCGACAGCAAATCTACCAGGCGGCGGGCCGGATGATTTTCCTGGAAGAAGAATTCCTTGTCCATCAAGGCGGCCTTGAGGACAGGTATCTGCAGGACTGAGATCAATTCCTTGATCTGGGTAGGAATGGCCTGATTGCGGAACACGCTGTCAAATACTTGTGACAGCAAATCCAGGGTATTTTTTTCTATACCGGTGTTGGCGATGTTGGCAATTTCCGGCATTTGCTCGCGCATTTGCGAGAGGCGCAATACGTCTTGCGCACCGGCCATCATCTGCTGCAGCTTGACACTCTTTTGCAGCTCAGCGAGTTTTTGGAACAGCTCGGCACGCGCCACTGTCTGTGACTCACCCGACTGGGCAAAACCGGAATAAGGGGTAGAGCCACCAGCACCTTCCGATGCACCGCCCATCTGGCCTGCACCACCTTGGTGACCGCCGAAATTACCTGAACTGCCTGAGCCACCCGAGCCACCACCAGCAAAACCACCGCCTGCGCTCATGCCACCAGCACCGCCATGTCCGCCGTCAGCATGGCCACCTGCTTCATTCGCGGCACCAGCCTGGGCATTGCCAGACAAGAGGTTTCTGAGTTTTTGCGAGATATCGCCAGGGGCTGCTTCTTTGCGCTTTTCTGAATTACGGCTACGGCGTATGCGGAAGGACTCGTGCAAGTCGGGCAAAATGCCTTTGGCAATCAATGCTTCATTGAGGGCATTTAAAATTGGTTCCAGATCGAACAGTATGTCGGCTCGCAACAGTGGCAACACCAGCTCATGGGTGTTTACCTCTGGATCAAACTCACACCAGGCAGAATAAATGGTGTGCAGGAAAATCTCTGGACGGAAAGGATTTTGCGCAATGCTCAGTGCATCATGCTCCATCAAGTGGGCAAAACGCATATTCAATGCGGCATACTGCTCGGCACTATCGAGTTCCAGTGTGCGGCCAGCCCTGCTCAGGGCCAGTTTTTTGTCCATCTCTTCGTAAGTGACCAGCGTCAGGGCGACGTCGGCATTGCTCGCGACGATTTTGACACCTTGCAGGAGAGCCTCGATTTCCTTGCGGAAAGCAGCTTCAAATCCAGCCGATGTCAGGTAGAAAAAGGCATAGCCATTTTTTTTGAGCAATTGCCCGGCGTTAAAGCTCAGGTTTGCTTCGCGCGCATCCATGCTTTGCTCAGACAAGGCGAGGAAGGCATTTGCCAGGCGGGCAGAGAATGCATCTAACTGGGATGCCACCAAATGATTCGCCAGCGGAATCAGACCGCGCAAGACGGCATCGCGGGACTGTAGAACAGTACCGGTAGGCTTGGGCAGGTTGGCTGGCGTGGACATGGTGACAAGAGAATCAGGTTATTTTGTTCAAACTGAAATTAGAACAATAAAAGTAAGAAAATTTATCCAAGTAATACTATAGTGCAAATCGCACATTACAATTGCAAAGAATTAAGACAAAGTCATGACACAATTACAGTTTCTTTTGCGGTGTATGTTCTTTGCTCTAAGATAGTTGGAAAACAGCTAATCTGCACAAGAATTAATCAAACTGGATGAACGAACTATATACCGCTAATTTCCACATGGAAATGTTTGAAACGCAATTTCTGCAAAATTTAAGCATAGCTTCAGAACAAATTTCAAAACAGCAACAGCTCCGAGCACATCCCTTAAAATTGATTGCCATCATTGCAATAAACAGTAAATTTCTCGGTATTGCTCTAAAATAGCAGGTTGAACTCTGTTTACCTTGCTTTTCACGCCGATTTTTACGTTTGGTTTCACTTTTTTTTGTTAACGGCGCGAAACAAACATTTCTTTATGACAAAAAAACAATCAACTGCAAATCTAGCTGTTCCCGCCCATCTGGAGGGTCTGTCCTTTGAAGATGCGATGGCTGAGCTCAATAAGCTCGTCAACAGCATGGAAGCAGGCGAGCTGCCGCTTGAAGCCTCTGTAAGTGCTTACCAACGCGGTTCTGAACTGGTGAAATATTGTGCATCCCAGCTAGAAAAAGTAGAGCAACAAGTTAAGGTACTGGAAGCTGGCATGCTCAAACCTTTTGCCGACTCTGGCAATCAGGGTGGCAATCAAGGCAATGAGGAATGAGCATGAGTGAACAATTTGGTAACTGGATGCGACAAACCCAGGCAGAGTGCGAAACCAGCCTGAAACAGTTTTTGCCGGACGAAAATACAGTCCCGCAGCAATTGCATGCCGCCATGCGTTATGCGACCCTGGATGGCGGCAAACGGGTACGTCCTCTATTAGTATATGCAGCAGGCCAGTTGTTTGATGCGCCTGCCGCCTTGCTGAGCCGGGCTGCTGCTGCAGTAGAAATGATCCATGCGTATTCGCTGGTACACGACGACATGCCCTGCATGGACGACGATGCCCTGCGCCGTGGCAAACCTACAGTGCACGTCAAATATGATGAGGCAACCGCACTGCTGGTCGGCGATGCCTTGCAGGCACAGGCCTTTTTGGTCTTGTCTGAAGGTGAAGGTGATGCCAGCGCCAAACTGGCCATGCTGCAATTGCTGGCACGTGCTGCCGGCTCGGTCGGCATGTGTGGCGGACAGGCGATTGATCTGGCCAGCGTCGGTGTCGCCCTGAACCGTGAACAACTGGAGCAGATGCACAGGCTGAAAACCGGTGCCCTGCTACGCTCTTCTGTATTATTAGGGGCCATGTGTGGCAAAACCCTCGCTGCAGATGAAACTGCAGCGCTGGATAGCTATGCTGCCGCGATAGGCCTGGCTTTCCAGGTGGTAGATGATGTGCTCGACGCAACGGCAGATTCTGCCACTCTGGGCAAGACGGCAGGCAAGGACGCGGCAGATAACAAGCCCACCTTTGTCAGCCTCATGGGCCTGGAAGCTTCACGCGCATTAGCCACGCAACTATGCCATGATGCGCATGCAGCACTGAGCAATTTTGGTGACAAGGCCAGTTTATTGCACGACTTGGCAGATTTGATCGTGCAACGCCAGGCTTGATGTCAGGCTGTAGTTGATGTTGTAGGGTGCGCCATGCGCACCATCGTAGTTAAGCCTGCAATCAAGCAAGCGGTGCGCATGGCGCACCCTACGGGCAGCAGTAATTAAGGCTAACAGTAATCACGTCATTCCAGCGCAGGCTGGAATCCATCTGCGCAAGATCAGTTCATGCAGATAGACAAGGTTAGGAGTGTGCGCCGTGCGCACCACAGCAGTAAAAATAGTAAAGCGAACAATAAATTTGGCAGAGAGTTTTGCCAAAGAGTAGTAGTCAGACAGAAGTAAGCACGGACAGTAATACAATGCAGGTATGCGATAGCAGCTCTGACCATCGACCAGTTAATACATGGCAGACAATCAGAGGCGTTTAGCCAAGTAATGAAAAAGAACAATGACGACTTTATTAAACACCATTAATTCCCCCGCTGACCTGCGCAGCATGACGCGCAGCCAACTCAAGCCGCTGGCCGATGAATTGCGTCAATACGTGCTTGACTCCGTTTCCAAGACGGGCGGCCATTTGTCGTCGAACCTGGGCACGGTGGAATTAACCATCGCCCTGCATTACGTCTTCAACACGCCAGAAGACAGGCTGGTATGGGATGTCGGCCATCAGACCTATCCACACAAGATTCTGACAGGCCGTCGTGACCAGATGCATAGCCTGCGTCAGTTGAATGGCATCTCCGGTTTCCCGCGTCGTACTGAAAGTGAATACGATACCTTTGGCACCGCGCACTCATCGACCTCGATTTCTGCCGCGCTGGGCATGGCACTGGCCGCCCGCACCAAGGGTGAAGACCGCCACGCTGTTGCCATCATCGGCGATGGCTCGATGACGGCGGGCATGGCTTTTGAAGCCATGAATAATGCTGGCGTACATGATGATATCAATCTGCTTGTCGTGCTGAATGACAATGACATGTCTATCTCGCCACCTGTGGGTGCACTAAACCGCTACCTGGCGCGCCTGATGTCAGGCAAGTTTTATGCGGCCGCACGCAATGTCGGCAAATCGGTCTTGCCATCACCTGTGCTGGAGCTCGCCAGGCGCTTTGAAGAACATGCGAAGGGCATGATAGTACCGGCCACCATGTTTGAAGAATTCGGTTTCAATTACATAGGCCCTATCGATGGCCATGATCTTGATTCGCTGATACCGACACTGCAAAACATCCGCAACCTTAAAGGCCCGCAATTTTTGCATGTGGTAACCAAAAAAGGCCAGGGTTATAAACTGGCTGAAGCTGATCCCGTTTTGTACCATGGCCCGGGCAAATTCAACCCGGCGGAAGGTATCAAGCCTGCAAGCGCACCGGCCAAACAAAGCTATACCCAGGTATTTGGCAACTGGTTGTGCGATATGGCAGCGGCGGACCAAAAACTCGTCGGCATTACACCGGCCATGCGCGAAGGCTCGGGCATGGTGGAATTTGAAAAACAATTCCCCAAGCGTTATTACGATGTCGGCATTGCTGAACAGCATTCCGTCACCTTTGCCGCTGGCCTCGCTTGTGAAGGCTTGAAGCCTGTCGTCGCGATTTATTCCACCTTTTTGCAGCGCGCTTATGATCAGTTGATCCATGACGTCGCCCTGCAAAACCTGGACGTGACTTTTGCCCTAGACCGCGCCGGCCTGGTTGGCGCCGATGGTGCAACCCATGCCGGTAATTATGATCTGGCCTATCTGCGCTGCATCCCTAACATGGTCGTCATGGCCGCATCCGATGAAAACGAATGCCGTCAGATGCTGAGCACAGCCTATCAATACCACGGCCCTGCAGCAGTACGTTACCCGCGCGGTGCTGGCATAGGTGTGCCAACAGGCAAAGACCTCGATACCATCCCCCTGGGCAAAGGCGAAATCAAACGCCAGGGCAAGCGCATCGCGATTCTGGCATTTGGCTCTCTCGTGCACCCCGCACTGCAAGCGGCGGAACAACTAGATGCGACGCTCGCAAATATGCGCTTCGTCAAACCGCTGGATGTGGAATTGCTCAAATCCCTGGCCGCCAGCCATGATGAACTGGTGACCGTCGAAGAAGGCTGCACCATGGGTGGCGCAGGTTCAGCAGTGGCTGAAGCACTTGCCGAAGCAGGTATCAACAAGCCCCTGCTGATACTGGGCCTGCCAGACCGCTTTGTCGATCACGGCGACCCAGGTTTGCTGCTGGCGCAATGCGGGCTGGATGCTGCGGGTATAGAGAAATCAATCCGCGCCAGGTTCGATTAAAAAAACCTGCGACGCTGATGCTCAACAACAAAAAGACTGCTGGCAAGCAGTCTTTTTCGCTAATGGTGGCATGACACTCATATTCACTATGCTCTGAAGAGTGAAGTAAATCAGGGTGCAGATATTATAGATAGAGCATCCTCAACACTGTAAGGAAATCCATTGAGACTATTGATTGACAAGGCAGGTTTTACTGCCACGCTTGAGTCCATTCATGGCGTAGATTCATTTTCCGGGCTACTGGAAGCAACACCTTTTCTGCTCAGAAAGCTGCGGCAGGCGCGAATGCGCCGTACTACTGAGCAGCCTGGCCATCACTTCCCGGGCATGGATGACCTGACACAAGAGTTGCGGGATATGCCATCCGATTATAATGTCTGGCCTGACAAGGAATATTGGTATGCAAAATTAGTCCGGTCGCCGGAATGGCCGGCAAATCGCAGGCTGTTTGTAGTTTTATACTGGTATCAGGAAGGCGACGATCCGCTAAAAAGGCTGGAAGAAATTGTCTCGACAATCAACTTGGAACAATGCATGGCATATGAAGAATACTCTTACGATTAAATGCCCATAGTGTCCACGGCCTTAATCTCGACTATGACAAATCCTTTCTGCAATTTGTCCTCCAGCGTATCTTCCTGCATCTCGCCAAACTGGGCAACATTGCGGGTCTGAGGCTCAAGTCTCGCCTCTGCAACATATGCAGAATATGCAGCATCATCGACTACCGCCTTTTTTAACTGCTGGCTGCACAATTATCTTTGCAGCCGCGGTTTTTGGAGAGTGGACGAAATAAGTCAGGCTGTCGCCACTGACCTCACCCATGTCAGCCGATGTTGCACTGCAATCTGCGCGACGCTTTCTGTCGCTAGCGTCACCAACACAAATATCGAACACTTCAGCCCACCACTGTTCGAGATTACCATCACCGTCCAGATCGAACACCTGCGCGAGATTGTTTTGCGCCGGTCCGCCACGAAAGCGCACCGGCAACCATACATCGCCCAGCATTGCCGCTGATCGCCTGGTATTTGAACTAGGTGCACTACATCAATATAATCATTGCACCGCAGTTTTTACATGTGCATTGTGTGGATAGAAATCACGCAAAGACGACACTGCCACAATACTCCAGGAATTTTTAAAGGAAACCAGTATGCATATACATTCCAAACGACTCTGGTCAGCCATCCTCCTGCTAGGTGCGCTATCTTGCGGACACGCGCAGGCAGCAGATGCAGGCGGGCAGGTAGTGACGACGGATGACAAGCACGTCAAATTCTGGGCGGCAGGCACGCCAGAAAAAACTGAAGAAACCATGCCCGACCGTAAGGGTGCACCCTATAAGCGCACCACTTACACGATGGAAGCTGGCGGTAGCACGCTCATGCTCGGCGTACTGGAGTTTCGCCAGGATGATGGATCGGCCCCAGGTTATGAAACCGCCTACCTGAACACCATGCTGGACAATATGCGCAGAAGCTTTGTTAACAAGTTTTTGCTCGATAGCGATGGCGGCTGGAAAGATATAGACCTGCCCAATTCAAACCTGAAAGGCAAGCAGGTCAAAGGCAGGCTTGAGAATCAGGATTTTGTTTTGCGCGCCTACGTGGCCCCGCATACTATCTACATGCAGCAGGCAGGTCATGCGCCGCAAGATAAAAAGGCCGCAGAAGTGGCGGACAAGTTCTTGCAATCGCTGGAGATCACGCCTTAAGCAGGAGTGCGATGCCGCCTGGGAGTAGCCCCAGGCAAGCATTCAGCTATTCATCCCCCCGTAACTTCAAGGGTGATTGAATAGCCTTCAAAAAAAGCATGGGATTGCCCCTGCTTTTTTCTCCTGCTACAGTTTATTCCTGTTGCAGCTTATTCCTGCGTCATTATCTGGCGCAGCGCCCGTTCAAATACTTCTGGCGGCTGGCCGCCCGAAATCAGGTGGCGCTCGTTGATGATAATCGCCGGTACCGAATTGATGCCTTGCTGGTGATAGAAAGTCTCAGTCTCACGTACCTCGGCAGCATAAGCATCAGATGCCAGGATGCGCGCAGCCTCCGCCGTATCCAGCCCTACTTCACCCGCTACCCGGAGCA
This is a stretch of genomic DNA from Undibacterium sp. KW1. It encodes these proteins:
- a CDS encoding DUF1631 family protein; protein product: MSTPANLPKPTGTVLQSRDAVLRGLIPLANHLVASQLDAFSARLANAFLALSEQSMDAREANLSFNAGQLLKKNGYAFFYLTSAGFEAAFRKEIEALLQGVKIVASNADVALTLVTYEEMDKKLALSRAGRTLELDSAEQYAALNMRFAHLMEHDALSIAQNPFRPEIFLHTIYSAWCEFDPEVNTHELVLPLLRADILFDLEPILNALNEALIAKGILPDLHESFRIRRSRNSEKRKEAAPGDISQKLRNLLSGNAQAGAANEAGGHADGGHGGAGGMSAGGGFAGGGSGGSGSSGNFGGHQGGAGQMGGASEGAGGSTPYSGFAQSGESQTVARAELFQKLAELQKSVKLQQMMAGAQDVLRLSQMREQMPEIANIANTGIEKNTLDLLSQVFDSVFRNQAIPTQIKELISVLQIPVLKAALMDKEFFFQENHPARRLVDLLSRYSLAWDQKKGQQDPLFQTMQRNVHRVQQEFDQEVALFDEVVNDLESFIQKEEKEAAEALQLPIKTALKKEKVKQAGIAATHEVSLRVGTGEVVAFVETFLEDRWTKVLTLAYSVKEEKPYAVEDAIKTMDDLIWSVKPKITLQQRQELLNRLPAILARLNKWLSLIKWEDADRVQFFADLAECHASIVRAPLDLSPERQIEIAVEVAQQAAERRIAKRAEAEGKAEAEPAPPPDEHVDTVTELERGVWLEFTKKTGGTTKVKLAWVSPMRSLYIFTTGDKEKTFQVTAEELEQTFREKRAKILELDRVVDRALTEALENTPDEQEAEEEMSLV
- a CDS encoding exodeoxyribonuclease VII small subunit, which produces MTKKQSTANLAVPAHLEGLSFEDAMAELNKLVNSMEAGELPLEASVSAYQRGSELVKYCASQLEKVEQQVKVLEAGMLKPFADSGNQGGNQGNEE
- a CDS encoding polyprenyl synthetase family protein; the encoded protein is MSMSEQFGNWMRQTQAECETSLKQFLPDENTVPQQLHAAMRYATLDGGKRVRPLLVYAAGQLFDAPAALLSRAAAAVEMIHAYSLVHDDMPCMDDDALRRGKPTVHVKYDEATALLVGDALQAQAFLVLSEGEGDASAKLAMLQLLARAAGSVGMCGGQAIDLASVGVALNREQLEQMHRLKTGALLRSSVLLGAMCGKTLAADETAALDSYAAAIGLAFQVVDDVLDATADSATLGKTAGKDAADNKPTFVSLMGLEASRALATQLCHDAHAALSNFGDKASLLHDLADLIVQRQA
- the dxs gene encoding 1-deoxy-D-xylulose-5-phosphate synthase, which gives rise to MTTLLNTINSPADLRSMTRSQLKPLADELRQYVLDSVSKTGGHLSSNLGTVELTIALHYVFNTPEDRLVWDVGHQTYPHKILTGRRDQMHSLRQLNGISGFPRRTESEYDTFGTAHSSTSISAALGMALAARTKGEDRHAVAIIGDGSMTAGMAFEAMNNAGVHDDINLLVVLNDNDMSISPPVGALNRYLARLMSGKFYAAARNVGKSVLPSPVLELARRFEEHAKGMIVPATMFEEFGFNYIGPIDGHDLDSLIPTLQNIRNLKGPQFLHVVTKKGQGYKLAEADPVLYHGPGKFNPAEGIKPASAPAKQSYTQVFGNWLCDMAAADQKLVGITPAMREGSGMVEFEKQFPKRYYDVGIAEQHSVTFAAGLACEGLKPVVAIYSTFLQRAYDQLIHDVALQNLDVTFALDRAGLVGADGATHAGNYDLAYLRCIPNMVVMAASDENECRQMLSTAYQYHGPAAVRYPRGAGIGVPTGKDLDTIPLGKGEIKRQGKRIAILAFGSLVHPALQAAEQLDATLANMRFVKPLDVELLKSLAASHDELVTVEEGCTMGGAGSAVAEALAEAGINKPLLILGLPDRFVDHGDPGLLLAQCGLDAAGIEKSIRARFD